A genome region from Camelina sativa cultivar DH55 chromosome 10, Cs, whole genome shotgun sequence includes the following:
- the LOC104720384 gene encoding agamous-like MADS-box protein AGL97 — protein sequence MKKIEKKESRAVALSKRRTGLYCKRSLREEDNLGGLGGLRWEDEDLAESENPEELRGAIDSMSKMLRNLKELRDRVDSVNQRDHQDDVKNNDIKKQDLVPHETLNLQSTFAISDSLPIDHFNKIAQEQDQIMATGNLDDGYTKPEQLVLDQFIDVESLFDGLYDTTEEYPDSADEFGDGRCLHGDDEYKYCMCPDS from the exons ATGAAGAAGATCGAGAAGAAAGAGTCACGAGCCGTTGCTTTATCCAAACGCCGTACTGGTCTTTACTGTAAA CGTTCTCTTCGTGAAGAAGATAATCTTGGAGGGTTAGGGGGGTTACGGTGGGAAGACGAGGATCTTGCTGAATCGGAAAATCCAGAGGAGTTGAGGGGTGCGATCGACTCCATGTCTAAAATGTTGAGAAACCTGAAGGAACTGCGTGATCGTGTGGACTCTGTGAATCAGAGAGATCATCAAGATGACGTGAAGAACAACGACATCAAGAAGCAGGATCTTGTTCCAcacgaaaccctaaatcttcaGTCCACTTTTGCAATATCAGATTCTTTACCTATAGATCATTTCAACAAGATAGCTCAAGAACAGGATCAGATCATGGCTACAGGAAACTTGGATGATGGATACACCAAACCAGAGCAGCTGGTTCTCGATCAATTCATAGATGTTGAGAGTTTGTTCGATGGGCTTTACGACACCACAGAAGAGTATCCAGACTCTGCTGATGAATTCGGAGATGGAAGATGTCTCCATGGTGATGACGAATACAAATACTGTATGTGCCCTGATTCTTAA
- the LOC104718983 gene encoding DNA-directed RNA polymerase subunit 7-like protein isoform X2: MISEVEISRDVAIFADHLNGQSPHQQILFKLLQDLIHEKACREHGFYLGITALKSIGDKKNNNEDNHQERTLTFPVSFTCRTFLPARGDVLQGIVKQVLWNGVFIRSGPLRYAYLSLLKMPDYHYVHSQSENEKSYFQKDDLSKIAVGVVVRFVVLAVRFKERPHKRRNDYYVLATLEGYRKVGPISLTGSDEPYM; this comes from the coding sequence ATGATTTCAGAAGTAGAAATATCTCGGGACGTCGCTATATTTGCCGACCACTTGAATGGCCAATCGCCTCACCAACAGATTCTATTCAAACTTCTCCAAGATCTTATACACGAGAAAGCATGCAGGGAACACGGATTCTATCTCGGCATCACCGCTCTAAAAAGTATCGGTgacaagaagaacaacaacgaAGACAATCATCAAGAACGCACCCTCACATTCCCGGTCTCCTTCACATGCCGCACATTCTTGCCTGCAAGAGGAGATGTCTTGCAAGGGATTGTAAAACAAGTATTGTGGAACGGAGTTTTCATCAGGTCAGGACCACTTAGATACGCATACCTCTCGCTCTTGAAAATGCCGGATTACCATTATGTCCACTCGCAGTCTGAGAACGAGAAATCGTATTTTCAAAAAGATGATCTCTCCAAGATCGCTGTTGGAGTTGTTGTGCGGTTCGTGGTGTTGGCTGTGCGGTTTAAGGAGAGACCACACAAGAGAAGAAACGACTATTATGTTCTCGCGACTTTGGAAGGCTACAGGAAAGTCGGTCCCATCTCTCTTACAGGTTCGGATGAGCCGTACATGTGA
- the LOC104718983 gene encoding DNA-directed RNA polymerase subunit 7-like protein isoform X1 codes for MSRNLFVLYDQILEGASLSPLYDLLDPVIYVISTFDFKLNRMISEVEISRDVAIFADHLNGQSPHQQILFKLLQDLIHEKACREHGFYLGITALKSIGDKKNNNEDNHQERTLTFPVSFTCRTFLPARGDVLQGIVKQVLWNGVFIRSGPLRYAYLSLLKMPDYHYVHSQSENEKSYFQKDDLSKIAVGVVVRFVVLAVRFKERPHKRRNDYYVLATLEGYRKVGPISLTGSDEPYM; via the exons ATGAGTAgaaatctctttgttttgtatgaTCAAATTCTTGAGGgtgcttctctctctcccctttACGATCTCTTGGATCCTGTCATCTATGTGATATCAACTTTTGATTTCAAG TTGAACCGGATGATTTCAGAAGTAGAAATATCTCGGGACGTCGCTATATTTGCCGACCACTTGAATGGCCAATCGCCTCACCAACAGATTCTATTCAAACTTCTCCAAGATCTTATACACGAGAAAGCATGCAGGGAACACGGATTCTATCTCGGCATCACCGCTCTAAAAAGTATCGGTgacaagaagaacaacaacgaAGACAATCATCAAGAACGCACCCTCACATTCCCGGTCTCCTTCACATGCCGCACATTCTTGCCTGCAAGAGGAGATGTCTTGCAAGGGATTGTAAAACAAGTATTGTGGAACGGAGTTTTCATCAGGTCAGGACCACTTAGATACGCATACCTCTCGCTCTTGAAAATGCCGGATTACCATTATGTCCACTCGCAGTCTGAGAACGAGAAATCGTATTTTCAAAAAGATGATCTCTCCAAGATCGCTGTTGGAGTTGTTGTGCGGTTCGTGGTGTTGGCTGTGCGGTTTAAGGAGAGACCACACAAGAGAAGAAACGACTATTATGTTCTCGCGACTTTGGAAGGCTACAGGAAAGTCGGTCCCATCTCTCTTACAGGTTCGGATGAGCCGTACATGTGA